The Caldisericota bacterium DNA window CTACTGCCAGAAATCTATTATTATTGGCGGGAGGTATTGGTATTGCTCCACTAATCTTTCTGGCTGAGCAAGCCCTGCCTCAGCACAGGGTGGTATTGGTACATGGAGTAAAAATGTCCCGGCAATTGTATCTTCAGCCATTACCTGAAAAAGTAGAGTTTGTTCCTGTTACAGAGGATGGCAGCATAGGGAGAGCTGGTGTTATAAGTGAAGTTGTATCTGAATTCCTTGACGGGGCTGATCAGCTCTATGCTTGTGGGCCTCTGGAGATGTATAAAGCCATGACTGGTATAGTTGTTGGAGAGGGTGGGTCAAACAAATTTAAGGTAGATCATTGTCAGGTATCCCTGGAAGTGAGGATGGGGTGTGGAATTGGTGCTTGCTATGGGTGTAGTGTACCGACTAGGAAGGGCCAGAAGCGAGTGTGTGCTGATGGTCCAGTGTTTGATTTGTGCGATATCATATGGGAGGGGATAAAGATATGACTGTAATTACTAAGAATCTTACCTTTCATACCAAAGGGAATTGCGACATAATTGACATAACTTCGGAAGTGGGCAAAGAGGTGGAGAGGTCAGTCGTGAGCAATGGTACGGTTACCTTATTTGTATCTGGTTCCACGGCAGGGCTCACTACGATTGAATATGAGCCCAGACTCCTGAAGGATTTTCAGAACATGTTTGGCAGGGTAATTCCCGCTGATATT harbors:
- a CDS encoding dihydroorotate dehydrogenase electron transfer subunit, with product MISNTEMMSGAHLMWIEDPDIARVAHPGQFVMVRCDDLVLRRPLSIHRVAGNQIAFLFDVVGKGSHWLSRLRRGDAVDVLGPLGRGFDINSTARNLLLLAGGIGIAPLIFLAEQALPQHRVVLVHGVKMSRQLYLQPLPEKVEFVPVTEDGSIGRAGVISEVVSEFLDGADQLYACGPLEMYKAMTGIVVGEGGSNKFKVDHCQVSLEVRMGCGIGACYGCSVPTRKGQKRVCADGPVFDLCDIIWEGIKI
- a CDS encoding YjbQ family protein, whose protein sequence is MTVITKNLTFHTKGNCDIIDITSEVGKEVERSVVSNGTVTLFVSGSTAGLTTIEYEPRLLKDFQNMFGRVIPADI